ACGTGCATGGCCAACTGCTGCACGATGCCGGTGGAAGTGAAGCTGCCGGATCTGGTCCGGCTGGGGCTCGTGGACCCGTTCGAAGCCGAACATGAGGAAGCACGGCAGATCAGCAAGCGCCTCATCAAGGCCGGCATTGCCGAGCGCTATCACCACAAGAGCGAGATCTACACGCTCGCACGACGCGCCGATGGCGACTGCCGCTTCCTGGATGCCAGCACGCGGCGCTGTACGGTGTACGAGCAGCGCCCCGCCACGTGCCGCAAACACCCGCAGGTCGGCCCTCGACCGGGGTTCTGCCCTTACGGGCCTCGGCAGGAACGCCGCTGAGTCGCGAGCGTGCCGCACAACGGGCACCGCCACCACCGAACAATCCGGCAACAGAGACCCACGCTGGCACAATCCCGGGCGATGTCCACGCCGCGCACCGTTTCCTCACCCCGCCCTTTGATCGTCCGCCTGTGCAACATGGTGGGAGACGTCGTTCTCGGCCTGCCCGCACTGCACCTGCTGCAGTCGCATGGCTGGGACCTCCACCTGTACGGCAAAGGCTGGGCGCCCAAGCTGCTGGCCGGCGAATGCTGGCCCTGCACCACGCGTGCCGGCTCGCTGGGCGAGCGCATTGCGCAACTGAAGAGCTTGCGCGCGCAATGCCAGGCCCAGGACGCCACATTCGACCAGCGCATCAACACCCTGGTCATGCCCAACTCCTTTTCCAGCGCCTTCGAGGCCCGTTGGGCCGGGCTCCGACCGGCGGGCTACAGGGGGGATGGCCGCAGCCTGCTGCTGCGCCCGGCCTGGCGGCGCGATCCGCCCGCGCATGCACTTGAAGGGTTCTGGGGCCTGGCGTGCCGGCTTACCGGCCACCGTGGCACCCCGCCCACGCACATCCAGCTTAAGGTCAGCGAAACCGACCAGGCCGAGGCCGACCGCCTGCTTGCCGCGCAAGGCCTGACGCCCGGCTTCATCTGCATCGTGCCCTACGCAGCAGGCGACGTCGACGGCAAGGACAAGCGCTGGCCCGACTTCACTGCCTTCACCGAGGCACTCGCCCAGCGCACACCGCAGCGCATCGTGACCTGCCCGGGCCCCGGCGAAGAAGACGTGGCCCAGGCCCACCCCGCCGCCCTGATCCTGCCCAAGCTGGGGTTGGGCACCTACCTGGGCGTGCTCAAGCGCGCAGGCCTGGTCGTCTCCAATGACACGGGACCCGCCCACATGGCGGCAGCCGTCGGCACCCCGGTGCTCAGCGTGCTGGGCCCGACCAAGCCCGGCCAATGGCGCCCCTGGGGGCCGCAAAACCGCATTGCCACCGGCAGCGACGGCCGCCTCTGGCCCACGGTCGACGAGGTGTTGCGCGAGGTGCGGGCATGAGCCCCCCCAACGGCCAAGGTCGCCCGCTCATCGTCCGCCTGTGCAACTGGGTGGGCGAGGCGGTGCTGTCGCTGCCCACACTGACCATGCTCGAGCAGCAGGGCTACGAGCTCCACCTGATCGGCAAGCGCTGGGCACAGAGTCTGTTTGCCGGACACGGGTGGGCCGTGCATGTGAGGCCGGCTCGCCGGGGCGACGCCATCCGTCAACTCAAGACCCTGCGCCACGAGCTCAGCCAGCGAGACCCAGGCTTTGCCCGCCGCCCCAACTACCTGCTGTTCACCAGCTCGTTCTCCAGCGCGCTGGAGGGGCGGCTGGCCGGCCTGCGTCCTGCCGGCTACGACCGCGACAGCCGCGGCCTGCTGCTCGCGCACCGCGTGCCTTACATCGCCGGCCTGCATGCCGCCGACGACTACTGGCGCATCGGCACCCACTTTGCGAGGGTGGCCGAGGCACGTCCTGGCGCGCTGGGCCTTCAGCCCAGCGCCGAGCAGAGCGCCCAGGCGCGCGCACTGCTGGCCGCCAACGGCCTGGCGAGCGCCGACTTCGTGATCCTCTGCCCCTTCTCCGGCGCGGCCGACACGACCGGCAAGAAGCTCTGGCCGCCCTTCCCCAACCTGGCGCAGCGGCTGCAGGCGCAGGGGCTGCAGGTCGTGCTGTGCCCGGGCCCCGGCGAAGAAGCACAGGCCCGCACGCAGTACCCCGGCGCCGTCATGCTCGAAGGCGTCGACCTGGGCACCTATGCCGCGTTGACCCGCCTGGCCCGCTGCACCGTGTCCAACGACACCGGGCCCGGCCACCTGGCGGCCGCCGCAGGCGCACGGCTGGTGAGCGTGCTCGGCCCCGATGCGGCCGACATGTGGCTGGCGCAAGGCGAGCACGTCACCCTGCTGCGCCCGGCCGCTGGCTGGCCCAGCCTGGAAGACGCGCTCACCGCGGTCCACAATCAGGTGCGCACATGACCCCGGCGCAGCCCTTCCACATCGCCCTGCAGTTCGGCCACATCCGCCACTTCAACGAAGGGCTGGCCGAATTCTCGCGCCAGCTGGGGATGCAGTTTGCACGCCAGGCTCCGCAGTTGAAAGCCGAGCGCAACTGGCACTTCCACTTCATCCTGCCGGCTCAGTGGCACGGCCTGTTCGGGCCCGACGTTCAGTATCACGAACTGAGCGACAGCATGCGCCTGCGCCACCGCTTTCCGGTCGACCTGGACGTCTGGCACGGGCTGCACCAGCACATGCGCTACCGCCCGCCGGTCAACAGCCGCCGCAACATCATCACCGTGCACGACCTCAACCACGTGTACGCAAAGAAGGGCCTGAGCCTGTGGTGGCAGAACATGCGGCTGACGCGCCACCTTCGACGGGCGCATCAACTGGTCGCCATCAGCCAGTTCGTGGCCGATGACATCCGCACGCACCTGCCGTGGGCGCCGCCTGCCACCGTCATCCACAACGGCGTGGCCGACCTGACCCAGGTGCCGCATGAGAAGCCGGCGAACTTCTCACTGACGGAAGGCGACTACCTGCTGCACATCAGCCGCATGTCGCCTTCGAAGAACGTCGGCAGCCTGATCGAAATGGCGGCGGAGTGGCCCGAGCAGGACCTGCTGCTGGTCGGGCCGAGCAGCCCGGAAGTGCAGAAGCACCAGGATCATGTCGCCCGACTCGGCCTGCGCAATGTCCACTTCCTGCTGGACGTGACCGAGGCCCAGAAGGCCTGGTTGTATGCGCATTGCAAGGCGTTTCTGTTCCCGTCGCTGCTGGAAGGGTTCGGGCTGCCGCCGATCGAGGCGATGTACTTCGGAAAACCGGTGGTGGCGGCAAGGGCGACTTCGTTGCCGGAGGTGTGTGGGCCACACGCTGGCTACTGGCACGACTTCAGCGCCGTTGTCATGCGCCAGATCGTCGAGCATCAACTGGACATGTGCAAGCACGGCGAAACGCGACATGAACTCCGAGCAGCTGCGCAGCGGTACACATGGCCCCAAGCGGCAGAAGCGTACGCAGCCTGCTACTTGCCCTGCAATGCGTCGAACCAAGGCTTCTCGGCATGCTGAAACTTCCTCAGGTCACCTTGGTGTGTGTCGACACCCGCACGCCAGAACTTGCCTTGGACGCAATGCGCCGGTGTATGGCGCTATGCGAGTTCGGTGACGCCATCCTGTTCACAGCACCTGACCAGAACATCAGCGATCTGCCTATCGGTGTCCGACTGAAAATCGTGCTCCACATCAACTCGGTTGAGGCCTACTCACACTTCCTGCTCAAGGAGATGGGCGCTGAAATCCATACCAGCCACCACCTCATCGTGCAGTGGGACGGTTATGTGATTGACCCCGCCATGTGGCGAGATGCCTTCCTGTCGTTCGACTACATCGGGGCCGTCTGGCCGCAATACCACGATGCGCACCGTGTCGGTAACGGTGGTTTCTCGCTACGCTCCCGCAAGCTGCTCGACGCAATGGCAGCTCCGGATTTCAAGGCCTCTCATCCAGAAGACGAGTGCATCGCACGCATTCACCGCCCGATGCTCGAGCAACGCTTCGGGATCCGCTTTGCGGACGAGGCCCTGGCACACCAGTTCGCGTTTGAACGCAGCCGCGAGACGCTGTCCAGCTTTGGTTTTCACGGGCTGTCCAACCTGCCCGACGTGATGAGGCGTGACGAACTGGTGTCCTTCATCGAGGAAGCCCCCCCCGCGCTATTTGCGGGGGTAGAAACCCGGCGCCTGATAAAGAAGTTGCTGGCGCTCGAAATGGCCGATACCGCCTTGCTCGCCCTGGAAAAGCGCAAGGCAAGTGGCAAGGGCGAGCTGTTCGCCGACCTCCGTCTGCGCGCCCGGATCGCACTTGCCCGACTGGGAAATCGAACCTGATGCCCGGACAATCGCACCCATGTCGCCTACTTCGGTCAGTTTCATCGTCCCCGTCTATAACGTCCTGCGCTACCTCGATGAGTGCGTGAGCAGCCTCGTCGACGCGTCCCGCGAGGGAGATGAAATCATCCTGGTCGACGACGGCAGCACCGACGCCTCGGGCGCGCGCTGCGATGAGTGGCAGCGCCGCCTGCCCTCCCTGATCTCCGTGATCCACCAGGCGAACGGAGGGCTGTCTGCCGCGCGAAACCGCGGTCTGGCTTCCGCGCGCAACCCGTACATCTACTTCCTCGACTCGGACGACATCCTCTGCAGCGAGCACTTCGACCTCATTCGGGCCGAGTTGGCTAGCCATTCGCCTGACATGCTGACGTGCGACGCCCTCATCTGGGTGGACGGCGCACCGCCCTCGCAGGCCAAGCGCGTCACGCACTCTCTCACCCCCGGCCCGAACGCGGATCTCCGCGCCGTCCTGCAAGCCACGTTCAAGGATGACTTTCTTGCCACGGCATCGCGCGTCTACCGCGCAGACCTTTTGAGGTCGGTCGGCCCTGATTTGTTCCCTCCTGGCAAGTGCTACGAGGACAATGCAACGATTCCACGTCTGCTGCTTCGCGCCCACCACGTGGTCTACCTCCCGACCCCGATCTACCGCTACCGGATTCGGAGCGGCAGCATCACCCAGTCTCACAGCATGAATCGCTGCATGGATCAGGCTGCGTCGTTGCACGGCGTCCTGTCCGACTTACAGCAGTTCGGTGCTCCGACGTCTGTCGTGGCTGCTTGCAATGCTCTGGCCTTCAAGCACCTCATCATGGCCGTGCGCAATGCATCGCGCATCGTTCCTCCGCGAGCCAAAGCGGTCACGAAAGTCATGGACAAGGGCCTGTCGGGGCTCACTCTGAAAGGCGCGGCCCTGCTTGATGCCTTGTGCACGGCCCCGGCTGGCAACCGGCTCGTGCGGCACGCGCGCGGCATGCTCGACCACCGCACACGCTACGTTGCTGGACGTCTTCTCGCAGGCTACTGGCAGTGGTTCCGTCTTAAACTCAACAGACGGTAAGCAGAGCAGCCTTCCTCTCCGGCGGTCTGCTTGCCTGAGTGGGGATGCACACACCCTGCTTCAATTTTAAAAAGCTCAGCCAGGGCTCGTGCGTGAGTACGAGCAAAACGCCGTTGCGGCCGGCACGCGTGACACATCAGACGGTCATCGCCCGGCGTCGCATTGCACTCATACATGATGAACAAACGGACACTCCAGACCACCCTCTTTCCGCATGAAGACCACTGCACGGAGGAGCGGCTCTTCTACGCATCCCTGTCCGGCGGTGTCTGCCATTTTGAAGAGCAGAAGGTCGAGTTGGCACGATACGGGTCGATCGACTTTCTTTCTTATTTCAACGCATTCAGCGTTACCGCTTGGCGAAAACTGAACGCCTCGCTTCTGCCCACGGTGCAACTGGAAGGCGTTGGCCGTGTGTTGCTCCGCTTCTGGCTCCACCGCTCAGAGCAACACAGAACCCTGCTTTCGGAGCAGGTGGTCGACCTGCACGGCACCGCGGAGATCGAGCTGCCCGCCATTCACGATCTGCCCGACGGCCTTCTGGCGCCCGAGCTCGTGGCTCTGTCAGAGGTCGTGGAGTTGCGCGCACTTCGCTTCGCCGCGCGACAGGAACCGGCACGGTCCATCAGACTGGGCATCGTCATCACCCATTTCAATCGCCAGCCGCAGGTTCTTAGCGCAGCGCGCCGACTCAGCCCGTTGTTGCGCGACCCCGTCTTGCAAGACAAGCTCGATATCACGGTCATCGACAACAGTCAGAACCTACCGCCCGAGATCGAGGAATACGGCATCTCCATCATCCGGAACCTGAATCTGGGAGGATCTGGCGGATTTGCCCGCGGCATGCTGCATTACCACCAGTCCGGGCAGTACACGCATTGCCTGTTCATGGACGACGATGCTTCATGTGCGGTCGAGTCCATTCGCCGCACCCTCGCGGCGCTCGCGTTCGCGCAAGATGACCGGACGGCCATTGCGGGCGCCATGCTGTACGAGGACGAACCCACGCGCATGCACGAGAACGGTGCCCGCTTCGACGGCTCCTGTCACTCGCTGGACACAGGCAAAGACCTCCGGCAAATCACCGATCTCATCGAAATCAATGAAGTGAAGACCATCGACTATGGCGCGTGGTGGTTTTTCGCCTTCCCTCTACACCACGCACGGTGCTACCCCTTTCCCTTCTTTGTGCGTGGAGACGACATCGCCTTCGGGCTCTCGAACGAGTTCGTCACCCGCACACTCAACGGCGTCTGCTCCTGGCAGGACCGATTTGAAGAGAAGGCATCGCCGCTCACCAATTACCTCGATACGCGCAACCACCTGATGCACACCGTCAGGGGACAGGTGAAAAACCCGAAGCGCGCCATCAAGTACCTGTTCGATACGTTTATCAGGCTGAGGCGGGACTCTTACCTGTACGAATCTGCCGAGGCGGCCCTGCTCGCCGTCGAAGACGTCCTCCAGGGACCCGCATTCTGGCAAGAACACATCGATATGTCGGTGCGGCGCGCACAGATCAACGCAGTCATTACCAAGGAGCGCCCCAACCCCGTCGAACCTGAGGCCATGCGGCTCTCCCGGCCGCGCCGGCTTTCGAAACGAAAGGCACGGACAGTTGCTCGCCGGTTGACCCTCAACGGCCTGCTCATTCCCACATGGGCCTTGCGGCGTCGCCCCCTGCTCGTCAAGAAGAGCTTTTCGTGCGATCCGCTGCTGGCCTTCAGGCACCGCCACATCCTGTACTACAGCCAGCAGACTCGCAAAGGCTTTATCACGAGCCTCGACCGCATGCGGGCCATCCGCATCACTGTTCGAGCATGGCAACTTCAGAGAGAAGTCATGCGTCGGATGCCTGAACTCATTTCTCTTTACGGGGATACCAACCAGACCTTGTCCTCAAGGACTTTCTGGGAGGCGGTGTACGGCAAATCAACGTGAGTCGAGCCTTCACGGCGAGCGCACCGTGCCGAGGATCAGCCGCATATACCACCCCGTATCGGGCGGCGTGCGGCCCGACGACAAAAGACTGGCCTCGACCGCATCGGCGCGCCCGAGGATCTCGTTGACCCATTGCGTATCGATGTTGGCCCAGTCATGGGTCACCAGAGCCAACTGCCCCGATACCGCCTGTGAGACTTGGAGCGCCTGCACCAGATCGTCAGACTCGACTTCCATGTGCAGGTCAAGAAAGTCACGCAGTTCGTCTCGCTCGAAAGGTTTCTCCAGCGGGGACGGTCCATAGGGTGGAAGCCCCCACCAACGCGTGTCGAGGGAGTTGACTGCTTCCTGTGTGCGCTGAGAGTACGCCAGCCCGAGCATGGCTCGCTTCTTCGAGATTTCGTCCAGCAGCTGCTGGGCAAGGCCGAGCTGCTCAGCAGCCTCGGGTCCAGTGGGACTCCCGGGAAAGCAATGAGGCTCGATCACGGCAAGAAGCGCCCCGGGACGAGCTCGATGCTTCACACGCATGAAAAGTTCGGCAATCTCGTACGTTGACAGATGGTGCAGCACCCCATGAAACACATACGCGTCTGCTTCCGGAAGGCCGTCAACGCTGCGGATGCATTCATACCGGATGTTGCTCCCGGCGTCCGTCGCGCTCGCCAGTCTTAGCTGGTCCTCGGAGAAATCTAGACCCACTGCTTCGGCCACATGCGGCGCAAAGACCCGGGTGGTCCAACCGTTCCCACACCCGTAATCAACCAGCGTCTGCTTGCCATGCAACCTTCGGGCGAGCAACGCCATGTAACGCTGCCGTGCAAGGGGCTGTACGGCTGAGGGAAGGACCCAGAAGAAATCCTCCTCGTCTCTTCCGTAGGACGCCCACCACCGTATCTCATCCTTGAGATGCTCCTCGTCGGTCACGGCACGCCGCGCAAACCGAGGCAGGACTGCATCTGAAACTGTCAGTGGATACATGGTTGCTCCGGCCTGTGCTCGAACATGGGATGAGGAAGGGTTGCAGTAGACTCGAAGTCATTTTTACAGACTCCAGAGCTCTCGCGCCTGTCGCGTCCCGAGAGAAAACACTGGACCGCATCCATGAAAGTACTGATCGTCGGAGCCGGCTTTGCCGGCAGCGTGTGCGCCCGTGAACTGGCCGAAGCGGGACACCAGATCCTGCTGGTCGACAAACGTCCCCACATCGGGGGCAACGCATATGACGAGGTCGACGAACACGGCGTGTTGGTCCACCCGTATGGCCCTCACATCTTCCACACGAACAGCAAGCGTGTGTTCGAATACCTCTCGCGCTTCACTGACTGGCGCTTCTATGAACATCGGGTTCTGGCCAAAGTGGACGAGCAACTGCTGCCCATCCCGATCAACCGCACGACCATCAATACCCTGTACGGCAAGAATCTGACCGAGGAGGAAGTGGGCGCCTACCTGGAGTCCGTGCGCGAGCCCCGTGACCCCATTCGCACCAGCGAAGACGTGGTGCTCTCCAGCGTCGGCAGCGACCTCTGCGAGAAGTTCTTCCGCGGCTACACCCGCAAGCAGTGGGGGCTGGACCTGTCGGAGCTGTCGGCAGGCGTCGCAGCGCGGATCCCGACCCGGACGAATGACGATGACCGCTATTTCGGCGACACCTTCCAGTTCATGCCGAACGAGGGCTATACCCGCATGTTCGAGCGCATGCTGGATCACCCGCTGATCGAGGTCCGTCTCGGCACAGATTTCGAGAGCGTCCGCGAAGCCTGGCCTCACGACCACATCGTTTACTCGGGCCCCGTCGACGCCTTCTACCAATATCGCTTCGGCAAGCTTCCGTATCGCAGCCTGCGTTTCGTACACGAGCACCTGCCCGACCGGAGCCGCATCCAGGACGTCGGCACGGTGAACTACCCCAACGACCACGAGTACACCCGAATCACCGAGTTCAAGCACCTCACGGGCCAGCAACACCCCGGGACTTCGACCGTCAAGGAGTACCCGCAAGCCGAGGGCGATCCGTTCTACCCGATTCCCCGCCCCGAGAACGAAGCGCTCTTCAAGCAATACGAGGCACTCGCCGAGCAGGAGACACGGGTGACCTTCATCGGCCGCCTTGCCCAGTACCGGTACTACAACATGGACCAGGTCGTCGCCGCAGCCTTGAAGGCCGCAGAGGCCTTGCTTGATGGCAACCGGTGATTGTCGGATGTCAGAGCCCCTCGCCCCGGCCTCGGGCCGTCGCAACCTGGTCATCCTGCGGGCGGGCAACAGCTCGCTGCACAAGGAGTGGATCGCCTCCCCACACCGGGATTTCGATCTGTACATCAGCTACTACGGGGCCGATGAAGGGCGGTACGCAGAGGACGCCGAGTATCACGAAATGCGCAAGGGGCCGAAGTGGCCCTGCATCCACGACCTGCTTGCAACGAGACCCGATCTGATCGAGCGGTATGACGCCTTCTGGTTCCCGGATGACGACATCTCGGCGAGCACCGATACCCTGAATCGGATGTTCGCGTTCTTCCACGCGCTGCAACTGGAGCTGGCACAGCCGGCATTGACCCGCGATTCGTACTTCAGTTGGTCGCATCTCCTGCAGCGTGACGACTTTCTCGTGCGCTACGTCGCTTTCGTGGAGGTGATGGTCCCCGTCTTCTCCAGAGCCGCCCTGTCCCGCTGCCTGCCCACGTTCAACGAGAACCGCAGCGGCTGGGGGCTCGATTGGGTCTGGCCATCGCTGTGCAGCAACGGAGACCCGAAGAAGGTCGGCCTCATCGACGCCACACCGGTCAAGCACACACGGCCTGTGGGCGGAGAGCTCTACAAGAACAATCCGGAAATGGATCCTCGGCGCGAAGCCGAGCGCGTGCACGCTAAATACAATGTGAAGCCGGTCAAAGCGCTGGCCATTTACCCGCTGAACGGCGGGGTCGGATTCACACAGCCTCCCTGGCTTGAACGCATCCGCCTGGCTATCAAGGTGGCCAATGGCCATCGCAAGTTCCGACGCAACCAGGCCCGCCGACAGAACCCAACGGACTCCACATGAACCATCTTCTTGCGCTCGGCGCGGCCGTCGCCTCGCACCACGACACCACCCTCACCACCGCCGGCGGCCCTCCCGTGGCCCAACCCATCCCGGCCGAGGGCACCGACCGCCAGGCCCTGCTGTGGCAATGGATCGCCACCAACCACTTCTTCAACAGCTCCCTCTGGGCTGAAGAAGACCTCGCCCGCCGCACCACGGTCAGCGGCGACGAGATCGCACAGAACAAGCGCGCCATCGACCGATTCAACCAGGCTCGCAACGACGCCACCGAGCGCGTCGACGAGATCCTGCTGACCGAACTCGGCTTGGTCGATGCCACCTCGGCCCAGACCGACGCGCCTGTCGCCAAGGTGCCGGCTGGCGCCCGCCTCAACAGCGAGACCGCCGGCAGCATCATCGACCGCATGTCGATCATGGCGCTGAAGATCCACGCCATGCGCGCGCAGACCGAGCGCACCGATGTGGATGAAGCCCACCGCACCAGCAGCCAGGTCAAGCTCGACAAGCTGCTGCAGCAGCGCGCCGACCTCGGCCAGTGCCTCGACGAGCTGCTGGCCGACACGCAGGCCGGCCGCGCCTACTTCAAGGTCTACCGCCAGTTCAAGATGTACAACGACCCGCGCTTCAACCCGGTGCTGGTGGCCGAACAGGCCGCGCAGGCCAAGGGCTGAGATCCGCGCGGCCGCATGCGCATCCTCATCGTCAAGACCAGCTCCATGGGCGATGTCGTCCATGCGCTGCCCGCGGTGTCCGACATCGCCCGTGCCTTTCCCGATGCCCAGATCGACTGGCTTGTGGAAAAAGGCTTTGCCGCCATGCCGCAGCAGCACCGGGCGGTTCGCTGCGTGATCACGCTGCAGTGGCGCAAGTGGCGCAAGAGCCTGCGCTCGCCCGAGACGCGTGCGGCGCTGGCAACCTGGCGGGCCGAGATGGCCCGCGAGCGCTACGACCTCGTCATCGACCTCCAGGGCCTGCTCAAGAGCGCCCTGTTCGCCTGCTTCGCGCACGGCCCCCGTGCTGGCTACGACCGCCACAGCGCCCGTGAACCGATCGCCGCCTTGTTCTACAGCCGCAAGGCCGCGGTCTCGCGCGATCTGCACGCCGTCGATCGCTGCCGGCAACTCGCCGCCGCCCTGCTCGGCTACCCGGTGCCCCACACCCCGCCAGACTTCGGCCTGCAGGCCACCACCAACGCCTGGACACCGGGCCCGGGCCCCTTCGCCGCCCTCATCCCCTGTGCCAGCCGGCCGGAAAAGCTCTGGCCCGAGGCCGACTGGGTGGCCGTGGGCCAGGCGCTCAAAGCGCGCGGCTGGCAGGTCGCCGTCTTCTGGGGCAGCCCGGAAGAAGAACAACGCGCCCAGGCCATCGCGCAAGCCGTCGGCGGAGCGGTGCCCCCCTTCCTCACCGTGGCCCAGGTGGCCGACAGCCTGGCCCAGGCGCAGGCGGTGGTCGGCCTCGACACGGGCATGAGCCACCTCGCCGCCGCACACGGTCGACCCACGGTCGGCATCTACTGTGACCACGAACCCGGGCTCGCCGGTCTCCGCGGCAGCGGCCCCGTCATCAGTCTGGGCGGCAAGGGCCAGGTGCCCACGCGCGCGGCCGTTCTGCAGGCGCTCGACACCGTACTGCAGCCCGCGGTGTCAGAATCCCGGGTTTGATCGAACCGCGCCGCCAGGCCGATTTATGGATTTTTCCGACACCTACGCGCGCCTCAAGGGCTACCTGATCCCCCGATGGAAGCAGTTGGCCACGGCGGTCGGCTTCTTCCTGCTCAGTTCCGCCGTCGAGCCACTGGTGCCGGCCCTGTTCAAGAAACTGATCGACTCGGGCTTCCAGGAAGGCCTGAAGTACCCGCTGTGGATCGTGCCCATCGTCGTGATCGGGCTGTTCCTGGCGCGCGGGCTGTTCAACTTTGCTGGCACCTTCGTGATGAACCACGCCACGTCGGCCATCGTGCTCGACCTGCGGCGTGACCTGATGAAGGCGCTGCTGCGCGCCGACGCCAAGCTGTTCACGACCATCAGCCCCGGCATCGCGGTCGCCAAGGTCATCAACGACCCGCAGCACGCCTCTGGCGCGCTGGGCAGCTCGGTTATTTCCATCATCCGCGACGCGTCCACGCTGATCTTCCTCGTGGGCTACCTGCTGTATCTGAACTTCCAGCTCACACTGCTGGCGTTCGTCACGATGCCGCTGCTCGGCTTCAGCGTGAAGCTCATCCGCAAGCGCCTGAATCGCGTCGGCGAGGCGCAGTATCTGGCCCAGCAAAAGCTGGTGTCCACGGTGGACGACAACGCCCGCGCCTGGCGCGTGGTGCGCACCTTCGACGCGGTCGACTTCGAGCTCGCCCGCTTCGAGCACGACGCCGTGCACCACCGCCGCATGATCATGAAACAGGTGGCCACCAGCGCCCTGGTCACGCCCGTCACCCAGGTGCTGGCCGCCGTCGGCGTGTCCATCATCCTCACGCTGGCGATCTGGCAGGCGAGCCAGGGGTCGT
This is a stretch of genomic DNA from Aquabacterium olei. It encodes these proteins:
- a CDS encoding YkgJ family cysteine cluster protein, which encodes MRSSIHIVDVDRIETWSRHRNGLCDTCMANCCTMPVEVKLPDLVRLGLVDPFEAEHEEARQISKRLIKAGIAERYHHKSEIYTLARRADGDCRFLDASTRRCTVYEQRPATCRKHPQVGPRPGFCPYGPRQERR
- a CDS encoding glycosyltransferase family 9 protein; the protein is MVGDVVLGLPALHLLQSHGWDLHLYGKGWAPKLLAGECWPCTTRAGSLGERIAQLKSLRAQCQAQDATFDQRINTLVMPNSFSSAFEARWAGLRPAGYRGDGRSLLLRPAWRRDPPAHALEGFWGLACRLTGHRGTPPTHIQLKVSETDQAEADRLLAAQGLTPGFICIVPYAAGDVDGKDKRWPDFTAFTEALAQRTPQRIVTCPGPGEEDVAQAHPAALILPKLGLGTYLGVLKRAGLVVSNDTGPAHMAAAVGTPVLSVLGPTKPGQWRPWGPQNRIATGSDGRLWPTVDEVLREVRA
- a CDS encoding glycosyltransferase family 9 protein translates to MSPPNGQGRPLIVRLCNWVGEAVLSLPTLTMLEQQGYELHLIGKRWAQSLFAGHGWAVHVRPARRGDAIRQLKTLRHELSQRDPGFARRPNYLLFTSSFSSALEGRLAGLRPAGYDRDSRGLLLAHRVPYIAGLHAADDYWRIGTHFARVAEARPGALGLQPSAEQSAQARALLAANGLASADFVILCPFSGAADTTGKKLWPPFPNLAQRLQAQGLQVVLCPGPGEEAQARTQYPGAVMLEGVDLGTYAALTRLARCTVSNDTGPGHLAAAAGARLVSVLGPDAADMWLAQGEHVTLLRPAAGWPSLEDALTAVHNQVRT
- a CDS encoding glycosyltransferase family 4 protein, which translates into the protein MTPAQPFHIALQFGHIRHFNEGLAEFSRQLGMQFARQAPQLKAERNWHFHFILPAQWHGLFGPDVQYHELSDSMRLRHRFPVDLDVWHGLHQHMRYRPPVNSRRNIITVHDLNHVYAKKGLSLWWQNMRLTRHLRRAHQLVAISQFVADDIRTHLPWAPPATVIHNGVADLTQVPHEKPANFSLTEGDYLLHISRMSPSKNVGSLIEMAAEWPEQDLLLVGPSSPEVQKHQDHVARLGLRNVHFLLDVTEAQKAWLYAHCKAFLFPSLLEGFGLPPIEAMYFGKPVVAARATSLPEVCGPHAGYWHDFSAVVMRQIVEHQLDMCKHGETRHELRAAAQRYTWPQAAEAYAACYLPCNASNQGFSAC
- a CDS encoding DUF5672 family protein, whose protein sequence is MLKLPQVTLVCVDTRTPELALDAMRRCMALCEFGDAILFTAPDQNISDLPIGVRLKIVLHINSVEAYSHFLLKEMGAEIHTSHHLIVQWDGYVIDPAMWRDAFLSFDYIGAVWPQYHDAHRVGNGGFSLRSRKLLDAMAAPDFKASHPEDECIARIHRPMLEQRFGIRFADEALAHQFAFERSRETLSSFGFHGLSNLPDVMRRDELVSFIEEAPPALFAGVETRRLIKKLLALEMADTALLALEKRKASGKGELFADLRLRARIALARLGNRT
- a CDS encoding glycosyltransferase family 2 protein, yielding MPDWEIEPDARTIAPMSPTSVSFIVPVYNVLRYLDECVSSLVDASREGDEIILVDDGSTDASGARCDEWQRRLPSLISVIHQANGGLSAARNRGLASARNPYIYFLDSDDILCSEHFDLIRAELASHSPDMLTCDALIWVDGAPPSQAKRVTHSLTPGPNADLRAVLQATFKDDFLATASRVYRADLLRSVGPDLFPPGKCYEDNATIPRLLLRAHHVVYLPTPIYRYRIRSGSITQSHSMNRCMDQAASLHGVLSDLQQFGAPTSVVAACNALAFKHLIMAVRNASRIVPPRAKAVTKVMDKGLSGLTLKGAALLDALCTAPAGNRLVRHARGMLDHRTRYVAGRLLAGYWQWFRLKLNRR
- a CDS encoding glycosyltransferase, translating into MMNKRTLQTTLFPHEDHCTEERLFYASLSGGVCHFEEQKVELARYGSIDFLSYFNAFSVTAWRKLNASLLPTVQLEGVGRVLLRFWLHRSEQHRTLLSEQVVDLHGTAEIELPAIHDLPDGLLAPELVALSEVVELRALRFAARQEPARSIRLGIVITHFNRQPQVLSAARRLSPLLRDPVLQDKLDITVIDNSQNLPPEIEEYGISIIRNLNLGGSGGFARGMLHYHQSGQYTHCLFMDDDASCAVESIRRTLAALAFAQDDRTAIAGAMLYEDEPTRMHENGARFDGSCHSLDTGKDLRQITDLIEINEVKTIDYGAWWFFAFPLHHARCYPFPFFVRGDDIAFGLSNEFVTRTLNGVCSWQDRFEEKASPLTNYLDTRNHLMHTVRGQVKNPKRAIKYLFDTFIRLRRDSYLYESAEAALLAVEDVLQGPAFWQEHIDMSVRRAQINAVITKERPNPVEPEAMRLSRPRRLSKRKARTVARRLTLNGLLIPTWALRRRPLLVKKSFSCDPLLAFRHRHILYYSQQTRKGFITSLDRMRAIRITVRAWQLQREVMRRMPELISLYGDTNQTLSSRTFWEAVYGKST
- a CDS encoding class I SAM-dependent methyltransferase encodes the protein MYPLTVSDAVLPRFARRAVTDEEHLKDEIRWWASYGRDEEDFFWVLPSAVQPLARQRYMALLARRLHGKQTLVDYGCGNGWTTRVFAPHVAEAVGLDFSEDQLRLASATDAGSNIRYECIRSVDGLPEADAYVFHGVLHHLSTYEIAELFMRVKHRARPGALLAVIEPHCFPGSPTGPEAAEQLGLAQQLLDEISKKRAMLGLAYSQRTQEAVNSLDTRWWGLPPYGPSPLEKPFERDELRDFLDLHMEVESDDLVQALQVSQAVSGQLALVTHDWANIDTQWVNEILGRADAVEASLLSSGRTPPDTGWYMRLILGTVRSP